In the Bdellovibrionales bacterium genome, CTGTCTTGTAGAAGATACCAGCTTATCGCCGTGCGCATTCACCGCCACAGCCTGAACTTCATAGCGGCCTTCTGCAAAAGCGGTGCTGTCGAAGTCCGTTTTACAGCTTCCGCGGCCCTGGCATTCTCCAGTCCAAACAGACTTGCCGGATTTATCAAAGACCGAGTAGCGCATGCCCTCTGCTTTGTTATTCGTCGAAGAAGCATCGAAAGAAACTTTGCCGGTGATATAGCTGTAATCGCGAGGGTAGTTCACGATCGCAGCCCCATTCCCAAGATCAACATCCATCCACCAAGTAGATTTACCCAGCTGAGCCCCGCCATTGTCATAAGCGACATAGCCATAACCGTCGATGCCCCAATCCGTGCCCCAGCTATTACGAATGATGTAAGCCTGTTTGCTATCATCATATCCGACGATGGCAATCGCATGGCCACCCAATAGATCACCCGTAGTCTGCTTATAAACTCCGCCGGCATAACCAACGAAGTCTGTATAGATTCTCAAAGTTGCCATCACAGGACCATGTTGCAGAGCTTTTTTAACCGCAGTGACATTTTTAAAGAAGCGAGTTGGAGTGCCGAAGTCGGTGACTTTATACGCACGTTTCGCAGCATCCGCACAAGCGCCATCGCAAGCGGCATCTTTCGCAGTTGCACCTGAAGTATAAGGCATGCAAGCCTCATCAGCGACGCCGACATTTTGCAACTGCTCAATTGCGCCGAGTGGATACCAGCCGTTGTCACAGCTACCGCCACCGCAAGCAAAAAGATGCTGCGGAGAAAGGCGGATATTCATCCCTGGGATCAGCGCCGAAATATTGAGCTGAGTCTCCATCACTGCTATCGAAGCAAAAGCGACACAGCTTCCGCAGTTGGCTTGATTACGAATCGGCGGCACCCAGTTACGACCATTTTTATTACGCCAGTCCAAAGAAGAAGGAAGAGATTGCTGAATAGAAAGCTCTTCGGGAGCTTCGAATTCGACATCCGAAAAGAAATCATCTTTTACGCCCATCATGCGCTGAAGATCTTGCTTCGGCAGGCGAGTCAGTGAGTTTTCCCGCGCAAACCAAGTGGCATTTTTCTTCGTTAGGGTTTCATTGAGATTGTTAACGTTGATGAGTGATTCTGCTTGAGTAATTTGTGAGAAAAGCAAGATCACGAAAAGTGATTTGAGTGCATTCATAGGACATCCCCTCCAGACTGAAATCATCTAGCGGGAAATTCTCTGAACCAAGCTCTGTACACAGTTCTCAGTGGATTCTTAGACCTATGTCAGGATGCTCCCATGCGCTTTTCTTGCAGAAGACGAACCACTCGTACAAGCAGCCCGCGCGGAGAAAGGCGTACAGAAAATGCCATCAGCTTATTCGCCCAGCCTTGAACAGCGACCGATTTTTTCGCCATCAAAGATTGATAGCCATACTCAGCAACAATGCGGCTGTTTGGAATCGGCATTTTGAAAAGCAACGTCGTATCCATGCCGGCAGCCTCTTGAAAGCCGGAGATCGTCGGTCCCGGGCACAGAGTTGTCACGTGCACTCCGGTGCCTCGAAGCTCCTCGTTCAGTGCTTCCGAGAAACTCAGAACATAGGACTTCGTCGCATAGTAAACCGCCATAAAAGGTCCAGGTTGGAAAGCCGCCGTCGATGCCACATTCAGAATGGCCCCTTCGCGGTTGGCGATCATCTCGGGAATGAAAAGGTGACAAAGATGGGTCAGGGATTTCATGTTGAGGTCCATCATCTGGGCCTGCTTGCGCCACTCTGATCTCGCAAAAACAACGTTGTCTCCGAAACCGGCATTATTCACCAAGATATCTACATTCAGGCCATGTTCTTGGCAGTAGTTGAACAAGGTTTCAGGCGAAGAATCGAGACCTAAATCCAAGGCAACAACTTCGACTTTTACTTTGTGCGTGTTCCGTAAGTCTTCAGCCAGCTTCTCAAGGGTTTCTTTCGAGCGGGCTGTCAGGATGAGGTTGTGGTTTTTAGCTGCGAAAATCTTCGCAAGTTCAAAACCAATGCCACTGCTCGCGCCGGTGAGTAGGGTGAATGAGTCTGTCATGAGGCCTCCATCTGCTCTCTCTTGTTACCACTG is a window encoding:
- a CDS encoding SDR family oxidoreductase, which translates into the protein MTDSFTLLTGASSGIGFELAKIFAAKNHNLILTARSKETLEKLAEDLRNTHKVKVEVVALDLGLDSSPETLFNYCQEHGLNVDILVNNAGFGDNVVFARSEWRKQAQMMDLNMKSLTHLCHLFIPEMIANREGAILNVASTAAFQPGPFMAVYYATKSYVLSFSEALNEELRGTGVHVTTLCPGPTISGFQEAAGMDTTLLFKMPIPNSRIVAEYGYQSLMAKKSVAVQGWANKLMAFSVRLSPRGLLVRVVRLLQEKRMGAS